From Coffea arabica cultivar ET-39 chromosome 10e, Coffea Arabica ET-39 HiFi, whole genome shotgun sequence, one genomic window encodes:
- the LOC113712375 gene encoding metallothionein-like protein type 2: protein MSCGGNCNCGSSCTCGNGCGKMYADVEKVTSVTIIEGVAPKKTYSDEYAEKSFGAEGGHGCKCGANCKCDPCTC, encoded by the exons ATGTCTTGCGGTGGCAACTGCAACTGTGGCTCTAGCTGCACCTGCGGCAATGGCTGCGG AAAAATGTATGCTGATGTGGAAAAGGTCACAAGTGTGACCATCATCGAGGGAGTTGCACCAAAAAAGAC ATACTCTGATGAGTATGCTGAGAAAAGCTTTGGAGCTGAAGGAGGTCATGGCTGCAAGTGTGGTGCAAACTGCAAATGTGACCCTTGTACCTGTTGA
- the LOC113711626 gene encoding BTB/POZ domain-containing protein At2g04740-like isoform X1, whose protein sequence is MSDLDGIDLDPEDFTSSLPLKKVPYGDVYEASRAGDVDRLKYLLESGVNVNARDQWDSVALYYSCLAGHLDAARMLLESGAICSEHTFDGDRCHYAALNLKVRKLLKAFEARPPPLGPLQAALRETFLGCWANKAYLEQLDGQAQFPIPESIGYSPNGGSTSDHFPADAVLYVQGRPIEAHRVILSARSPFFKRKFATDWKDRKEIRFSREKLSYPALFSLIHFFYSDRLEISVDDMEDLVRICRVCKCQSLQKVLEKELIHQQYADYKALREIDNSQKRFILQGLSLPQDDRLPAALHEILQISLANSTREENLDSPVDSLVSRVGLMQMVGFEDDLADVCVLVEKKIFRCHQVILASRSEYFKARLSRVKEFHEGRDSLPDSTLPCLEEHDLSVGAFEKMIEYMYTDGLKDIDPDQAEELFDVASRYLLFPLKRAVADALLPHLEMVPPAELCHWLMLSDMYGVVKIREYCLDTIACNFEIFAETPEFRAMLLTLPPPSGESTLRTTAPSAPGAELNTVEENLLDDLREKWLEAEGAELDKRDESALIFDKRLEMLVVVAEQEKSGALDESSASVPETASSLP, encoded by the exons ATGTCAGACTTGGATGGAATTGATTTGGACCCTGAGGACTTCACCTCCTCACTTCCCTTAAAAAAGGTCCCATACGGCGACGTTTATGAGGCTTCCAGGGCCGGGGACGTTGACCGGTTGAAGTACTTGTTGGAGTCCGGCGTCAACGTAAATGCTCGGGACCAATGGGATTCGGTGGCCCTTTACTACTCTTGCCTTGCGGGGCATTTGGATGCCGCTAGGATGCTTTTGGAAAGCGGGGCCATTTGCTCTGAGCACACGTTTGATGGCGATCGCTGTCACTATGCCGCGCTTAATCTTAAAGTTAGGAAGCTATTGAAAGCATTTGAAGCTCGCCCGCCTCCTTTGGGGCCTTTGCAGGCTGCATTGAGGGAGACCTTCTTGGGGTGTTGGGCTAATAAGGCTTATTTGGAGCAACTGGATGGCCAAGCTCAATTTCCCATTCCAG AATCAATAGGTTATTCACCAAATGGAGGATCCACTTCAGACCACTTCCCTGCAGATGCTGTGCTTTATGTGCAGGGAAGACCTATTGAAGCTCATAGAGTCATCTTGAGTGCCCGTTCACCTTTCTTTAAGAGGAAATTTGCGACAGATTGGAAGGATCGCAAGGAAATAAGATTCTCAAGGGAAAAGCTATCTTACCCTGCTCTTTTTAGCCTCATTCACTTTTTTTATAGTGATCGGCTTGAAATCTCAGTAGATGACATGGAGGATTTGGTGAGAATTTGCAGAGTTTGCAAGTGCCAATCACTTCAAAAAGTTCTTGAGAAAGAATTAATCCATCAACAGTATGCAGATTACAAGGCCCTTAGGGAGATAGACAACTCTCAGAAGCGATTCATTTTGCAGGGTCTTTCCCTTCCACAGGATGACCGTCTTCCTGCGGCCTTACATGAAATTCTTCAAATTTCTCTTGCCaattcaacaagagaagaaaaccTGGATAGTCCTGTTGATAGTCTTGTATCTCGTGTTGGTTTAATGCAgatggttggatttgaagatgatcTTGCAGATGTTTGTGTGctagttgaaaagaaaatttttaggtGCCATCAAGTCATCTTAGCATCAAGGTCCGAATATTTCAAAGCAAGATTATCCCGGGTTAAGGAGTTCCATGAAGGAAGAGACAGTTTGCCTGATAGTACCCTTCCATGTCTTGAAGAACATGATTTGAGCGTGGGTGCTTTTGAGAAAATGATAGAATATAT GTACACTGATGGCCTGAAGGACATAGATCCTGATCAG GCTGAAGAGTTGTTTGATGTGGCATCAAGATATCTTTTATTTCCGCTTAAACGTGCTGTCGCTGATGCACTGTTGCCCCACCTAGAAATGGTTCCTCCAGCAGAGCTCTGTCATTGGCTGATGTTGTCAGACAT GTATGGCGTAGTGAAGATTCGGGAGTATTGTCTTGATACAATAGCTTGTAACTTTGAGATATTTGCTGAAACTCCTGAGTTCAGGGCGATGCTTTTAACACTTCCACCACCTTCTGGAGAATCCACTCTTCGTACCACAGCTCCAAGTGCACCAGGAGCTGAATTGAATACAGTTGAGGAGAATCTCCTAGATGATTTGCGAGAGAAATGGCTCGAGGCTGAAGGAGCTGAACTTGATAAGAGAGATGAGAGCGCACTAATTTTTGATAAACGCCTAGAGATGCTTGTGGTAGTAGCTGAGCAAGAGAAATCTGGTGCCCTTGATGAGAGTTCTGCATCTGTTCCAGAAACAGCCTCCTCGTTACCTTGA
- the LOC113711626 gene encoding BTB/POZ domain-containing protein At2g04740-like isoform X2 produces the protein MSDLDGIDLDPEDFTSSLPLKKVPYGDVYEASRAGDVDRLKYLLESGVNVNARDQWDSVALYYSCLAGHLDAARMLLESGAICSEHTFDGDRCHYAALNLKVRKLLKAFEARPPPLGPLQAALRETFLGCWANKAYLEQLDGQAQFPIPGYSPNGGSTSDHFPADAVLYVQGRPIEAHRVILSARSPFFKRKFATDWKDRKEIRFSREKLSYPALFSLIHFFYSDRLEISVDDMEDLVRICRVCKCQSLQKVLEKELIHQQYADYKALREIDNSQKRFILQGLSLPQDDRLPAALHEILQISLANSTREENLDSPVDSLVSRVGLMQMVGFEDDLADVCVLVEKKIFRCHQVILASRSEYFKARLSRVKEFHEGRDSLPDSTLPCLEEHDLSVGAFEKMIEYMYTDGLKDIDPDQAEELFDVASRYLLFPLKRAVADALLPHLEMVPPAELCHWLMLSDMYGVVKIREYCLDTIACNFEIFAETPEFRAMLLTLPPPSGESTLRTTAPSAPGAELNTVEENLLDDLREKWLEAEGAELDKRDESALIFDKRLEMLVVVAEQEKSGALDESSASVPETASSLP, from the exons ATGTCAGACTTGGATGGAATTGATTTGGACCCTGAGGACTTCACCTCCTCACTTCCCTTAAAAAAGGTCCCATACGGCGACGTTTATGAGGCTTCCAGGGCCGGGGACGTTGACCGGTTGAAGTACTTGTTGGAGTCCGGCGTCAACGTAAATGCTCGGGACCAATGGGATTCGGTGGCCCTTTACTACTCTTGCCTTGCGGGGCATTTGGATGCCGCTAGGATGCTTTTGGAAAGCGGGGCCATTTGCTCTGAGCACACGTTTGATGGCGATCGCTGTCACTATGCCGCGCTTAATCTTAAAGTTAGGAAGCTATTGAAAGCATTTGAAGCTCGCCCGCCTCCTTTGGGGCCTTTGCAGGCTGCATTGAGGGAGACCTTCTTGGGGTGTTGGGCTAATAAGGCTTATTTGGAGCAACTGGATGGCCAAGCTCAATTTCCCATTCCAG GTTATTCACCAAATGGAGGATCCACTTCAGACCACTTCCCTGCAGATGCTGTGCTTTATGTGCAGGGAAGACCTATTGAAGCTCATAGAGTCATCTTGAGTGCCCGTTCACCTTTCTTTAAGAGGAAATTTGCGACAGATTGGAAGGATCGCAAGGAAATAAGATTCTCAAGGGAAAAGCTATCTTACCCTGCTCTTTTTAGCCTCATTCACTTTTTTTATAGTGATCGGCTTGAAATCTCAGTAGATGACATGGAGGATTTGGTGAGAATTTGCAGAGTTTGCAAGTGCCAATCACTTCAAAAAGTTCTTGAGAAAGAATTAATCCATCAACAGTATGCAGATTACAAGGCCCTTAGGGAGATAGACAACTCTCAGAAGCGATTCATTTTGCAGGGTCTTTCCCTTCCACAGGATGACCGTCTTCCTGCGGCCTTACATGAAATTCTTCAAATTTCTCTTGCCaattcaacaagagaagaaaaccTGGATAGTCCTGTTGATAGTCTTGTATCTCGTGTTGGTTTAATGCAgatggttggatttgaagatgatcTTGCAGATGTTTGTGTGctagttgaaaagaaaatttttaggtGCCATCAAGTCATCTTAGCATCAAGGTCCGAATATTTCAAAGCAAGATTATCCCGGGTTAAGGAGTTCCATGAAGGAAGAGACAGTTTGCCTGATAGTACCCTTCCATGTCTTGAAGAACATGATTTGAGCGTGGGTGCTTTTGAGAAAATGATAGAATATAT GTACACTGATGGCCTGAAGGACATAGATCCTGATCAG GCTGAAGAGTTGTTTGATGTGGCATCAAGATATCTTTTATTTCCGCTTAAACGTGCTGTCGCTGATGCACTGTTGCCCCACCTAGAAATGGTTCCTCCAGCAGAGCTCTGTCATTGGCTGATGTTGTCAGACAT GTATGGCGTAGTGAAGATTCGGGAGTATTGTCTTGATACAATAGCTTGTAACTTTGAGATATTTGCTGAAACTCCTGAGTTCAGGGCGATGCTTTTAACACTTCCACCACCTTCTGGAGAATCCACTCTTCGTACCACAGCTCCAAGTGCACCAGGAGCTGAATTGAATACAGTTGAGGAGAATCTCCTAGATGATTTGCGAGAGAAATGGCTCGAGGCTGAAGGAGCTGAACTTGATAAGAGAGATGAGAGCGCACTAATTTTTGATAAACGCCTAGAGATGCTTGTGGTAGTAGCTGAGCAAGAGAAATCTGGTGCCCTTGATGAGAGTTCTGCATCTGTTCCAGAAACAGCCTCCTCGTTACCTTGA
- the LOC113711064 gene encoding uncharacterized protein, protein MSSVKSLDRAFKVDRAINNASKNFVIIRFVDRGYSDSGKVTDWVAYYSRILSFFSDIYEVEKKDVPEHVARYSLSDPDTILFFYKGSAVYRLSTSEILTTMNSKDFFDTTFEIMSKVLQPRR, encoded by the exons ATGTCCAGCGTGAAGAGCCTGGATAGAGCCTTTAAAGTCGATCGAGCTATTAATAATGCATCCAAAAACTTCGTGATCATCAGATTTGTAGATCGAGGTTACTCGGATTCCGGGAAG GTCACTGACTGGGTAGCATATTATTCCAGGATCCTAAGCTTTTTCTCAGACATATACGAGGTGGAAAAGAAAGATGTACCTGAACATGTAGCTCGCTATAGCTTGTCCGATCCAGACACGATATTATTCTTCTACAAGGGAAGTGCAGTATATCGTCTCTCTACATCCGAAATTTTGACTACTATGAACTCTAAGGATTTCTTCGACACTACATTTGAAATCATGAGTAAGGTGCTTCAGCCGAGGAGGTGA
- the LOC113712851 gene encoding large ribosomal subunit protein uL18c-like, producing MSCNAPSLSFGLGFRTPKFASPFLPSPLPLSSFSTQWQPNALSIEAKAGTRREDRTARHSRIRKKVIDDSKMHTLASASTMQKPISDYLNYSSAPTIDVAKKVGKAIAKSCLEKGITKVAFDRGGYPYHGRIQALADAAREHGLQF from the exons ATGTCTTGCAATGCACCTTCACTTAGTTTTGGGCTTGGTTTCAGAACACCCAAATTCGCTTCTCCTTTCCTTCCTTCGCCCTTGCCGCTTTCCTCGTTCTCGACCCAATGGCAGCCTAACGCTCTCTCCATTGAAGCCAAGGCCGGAACCCGCAGAGAGGACCGCACTGCCCGCCATTCGCGCATCCGTAAGAAG GTAATTGATGACTCGAAGATGCATACTCTTGCTTCTGCTTCAACAATGCAAAAGCCAATCTCCGATTATCTCAATTATAGCTCTGCTCCCACTATTGATGTGGCGAAGAAAGTGGGCAAAGCAATTGCAAAGTCCTGTCTTGAGAAAGGGATTACAAAAGTGGCCTTCGACCGAGGTGGCTACCCTTATCATGGACGTATTCAAGCACTTGCTGATGCTGCTCGGGAACATGGTCTCCAATTTTAG
- the LOC113711207 gene encoding protein FAR1-RELATED SEQUENCE 5-like — translation MQSANDPNGKRPVQDSWKDLTMWDAIDEFEISETEEGTQAMSVRGQLHEGVQDFNYEDLDERDVMSMKFNTENEAEAFYVMLGRATGFSVRKSYKLKDPETGRVRYRQWVCSRHGLRDEKHIQREDRQREPKAVTRVDCKACFKVRLSVEEDKYVVSNIVMRHNHKLASPTSTKFLKSHRHISEADYAQAHVLRRVGMKTSQIMKLFVLQCGGYNNVPFTIKDLYNKMNSERMEEIADGDAEGAFAYLFGKKDVDPNLYFNFTVDSEGRLSRLFWSDSRSREDYRCFGDVLVFDSTYNTNKYLHPLVVMCGINNHFSTSIFACSTVREEDEGAYEWVLNTFLEAMDGKKPISVVTDGAPQMRKAIKKCLPNTKHRLCCWHLNQNLNSHVGNEDFRAGFKDCMYNNCSIDKFEAKWAKLVCSFNMENNDWVNQVYRKRKRWALAYLRGYFFGGMRSTQRCERMHAMLKIYLHRELRLFETLRAFDLANAWLRHEEARMNVETEHTSLLPATETHYLEQHAAEVFTRRIFLKVRAEMRSQGLYFRYNAMDDGVQCIHFISHSYSNKERRVLYNRTSGIMSCSCLQMKTVGLPCSHMFRIMVIEGMKKIPPNCIMQRWMRDARRGRSGSLRERSEVTNVNEMARYARLSSGCNTMCYYGAKTTTGYTRLLNVIDIQTAEMKTLSLEESTATGSSSQAHRKGDASGKVGIGDPHANRPRGDQRTKGKERHIRNKCGNCGGFMYILTFCGSGREGHNKRTCPLHIENPNDDLSHALGMSPDIFEGNTSAAWVRGGMNMHFNSDNDWDQLDHQLHDVGVKQGLEPIHGFQQSVDTTNYTWLNNGNLSNYQPVDDEEEEDIDLNRDIMYPAW, via the exons ATGCAATCTGCTAATGATCCGAACGGAAAGCGACCAGTGCAAGATTCATGGAAAGATTTGACCATGTGGGACGCCATTGATGAATTTGAAATATCAGAAACTGAAGAGGGAACACAAGCAATGTCTGTTAGGGGACAGCTCCATGAAGGAGTGCAAGACTTCAACTATGAGGACTTAGATGAACGAGATGTGATGTCAATGAAGTTCAATACGGAAAACGAAGCTGAAGCCTTCTACGTGATGCTTGGTCGAGCAACAGGATTCAGTGTCCGCAAGAGTTATAAGCTAAAGGACCCCGAAACTGGTCGGGTCAGATATAGGCAATGGGTGTGTAGTAGGCACGGGCTCCGGGATGAGAAACACATACAAAGAGAGGATCGGCAAAGAGAGCCAAAGGCGGTCACAAGAGTTGATTGTAAGGCATGTTTCAAAGTAAGGCTTTCAGTTGAGGAGGACAAGTATGTGGTCAGTAATATTGTAATGCGTCACAACCACAAATTAGCAAGCCCAACAAGTACGAAGTTCCTAAAATCCCACCGCCACATCTCAGAAGCCGACTATGCTCAAGCGCACGTTCTTCGTCGTGTTGGAATGAAGACAAGTCAGATTATGAAGTTGTTCGTGCTTCAATGCGGTGGGTATAACAATGTTCCTTTCACTATCAAGGACCTATATAATAAGATGAATTCAGAAAGGATGGAAGAGATCGCGGATGGCGACGCAGAAGGGGCCTTTGCATACCTATTTGGTAAGAAAGATGTAGATCCGAACTTGTATTTCAATTTCACAGTTGATAGTGAAGGGAGACTATCAAGGTTGTTCTGGAGCGATTCCAGGTCACGTGAGGACTACAGATGCTTTGGTGATGTTCTTGTATTTGACAGCACCTATAATACAAACAAATACTTGCACCCTCTTGTGGTCATGTGCGGCATCAACAATCACTTCTCCACGTCCATATTTGCATGCTCAACTGTACGCGAGGAAGACGAAGGGGCATATGAATGGGTCCTTAACACTTTCTTGGAGGCGATGGATGGGAAAAAACCCATATCGGTCGTGACTGATGGCGCTCCACAaatgagaaaagccataaaAAAATGTCTCCCCAACACGAAGCACAGATTGTGCTGCTGGCATTTGAACCAAAACCTTAACTCACATGTAGGTAATGAGGATTTCAGAGCAGGATTTAAAGATTGTATGTACAACAACTGTTCTATAGACAAATTTGAAGCAAAGTGGGCCAAACTGGTATGTTCGTTCAATATGGAGAACAATGACTGGGTTAACCAAGTGTATAGAAAGAGGAAGCGTTGGGCACTAGCATACTTAAGGGGCTATTTTTTCGGTGGCATGCGAAGTACACAGAGGTGCGAGAGGATGCACGCTATGTTAAAGATATACCTTCATAGGGAGTTAAGGCTATTtgagactcttagagcttttgATTTGGCCAATGCATGGCTTCGCCATGAGGAGGCAAGAATGAATGTTGAGACAGAGCACACTAGTCTACTACCAGCAACCGAGACCCACTACTTGGAGCAGCATGCAGCAGAAGTTTTCACTCGAAGGATCTTTCTCAAGGTTAGAGCTGAGATGAGGAGCCAGGGGTTATACTTCAGATATAATGCCATGGATGATGGAGTCCAGTGCATTCATTTTATTTCCCATTCCTATTCAAATAAGGAGAGGAGGGTTTTATACAATAGAACTTCTGGCATAATGAGTTGTTCATGCCTGCAAATGAAGACCGTAGGACTTCCTTGTAGTCACATGTTTAGGATAATGGTGATAGAAGGAATGAAGAAAATTCCACCTAATTGCATTATGCAGAGATGGATGAGAGATGCAAGACGTGGGAGGAGTGGCAGTCTACGGGAAAGATCAGAGGTCACTAATGTTAATGAAATGGCAAGGTATGCTCGTTTGTCTAGTGGTTGCAATACCATGTGCTACTATGGGGCAAAGACTACTACTGGATACACTCGATTATTGAATGTAATAGACATACAAACTGCCGAAATGAAGACCCTATCCTTAGAAGAATCTACTGCTACGGGCAGCTCATCACAAGCGCATAGAAAGGGAGATGCATCTGGTAAAGTGGGTATCGGTGATCCTCATGCAAACAGGCCGAGGGGTGATCAGAGAactaaaggaaaagaaagacacATCCGCAACAAATGTGGAAATTGCGG TGGTTTCATGTATATTCTAACTTTTTGTGGCAGTGGAAGGGAAGGCCATAATAAGAGAACTTGTCCCCTGCATATAGAAAATCCCAACGACGACTTGTCTCACGCTCTGGGCATGTCTCCAGACATCTTTGAGGGTAATACAAGTGCCGCTTGGGTGAGGGGGGGAATGAACATGCATTTTAACTCGGACAATGACTGGGATCAATTGGACCATCAG TTGCATGATGTTGGAGTAAAGCAGGGGTTGGAGCCAATTCACGGATTCCAACAATCGGTGGACACTACGAATTATACATGGCTGAACAATGGTAATCTTTCTAATTACCAACCAGTAGATGACGAGGAGGAGGAAGACATTGACTTGAATAGAGATATCATGTATCCAGCTTGGTGA